One stretch of Numenius arquata chromosome 8, bNumArq3.hap1.1, whole genome shotgun sequence DNA includes these proteins:
- the KANK4 gene encoding KN motif and ankyrin repeat domain-containing protein 4 produces MEKTDANDQPPKPDGEREQPRSLPYSVETPYGFHLDLDFLKYVDDIEKGHTIRRVHIHRKAKQPKFSTLPRNFSLPENGSRGCLSTPSKSWTATCSFPQRKASLGAEEIPRPLLPNELTLPVADEPSYRRKALLAETRRQAELGRQEDELWGRPQLLRASSMPAALPPGQTPAGDGQVPSPLRPPPQPCHEQSRSESTFHPDSDGIVLNLPRQMSSEQDVSLEQKEHPSGGSPGLVQMQPPWQSQHPVTPQLQVVMESGGEEGDAPDTSGRSALAEGEPASPGTLQLAEESTNPGEGELSVRKVALKVLKEAEMGNVRAGEDKEGCGPQPGDAAEPSAVSALKQQVAALEEQLSKKKEELEQIRAVLERQDHEIKEKEKSIKLLASSKAQLEEKLCRENTGDAKPHSRQSSGALQCYDAAVNTDLSQITGAKQAHDKGINVNIPLSTKSIGCNVRRADNMNTQAMELGAQRDQKLEDACGGVGGEGPGHFGEADTEAGLHAPCFTQLKIDEHLSDDNQNHRNNYDTQSLAAHAGTAEGSQGTRVGSNTGGNKAGFGEVKPRDGLEEEGPPDHEDLPAVDPIGQYVKKIQELLQEQWLCLEHGYPELASAIKQPASKLSSIQNQLVNSLNSLLSAYSTQGPTDKENSNTHYQQLETSPTTSLKSIMKKKGYGFHAGGNGTKKNLQFVGVNGGYETTSSEDTSCEDSPSDGDAESEMERRDDDLELTQAKAGGECEGASSGTSSQERCEDDDLRESSAEAAPCPQHKADRCTPSEDFLADCQLLSKHLSEIGTTSDKYLRQVLSTVCQEWFRVSSHKSSSPEVVAVYLKALGAIQPQLLEMVVNLADRNGNTALHYSVSHSNFPIAKLLLDTGVCRLDLQNRAGYTAVMLTPLAAAETSEDMEVVMKLLKEGDVNLRAAQGGQTALMLGVSHERDDMVRALLSCQADVNLQDEEGTTALMVACRLGNADIVRLLLAQPGCQVALTDKGGNSALSLAHGDIAALLRAHAEQSPSLSA; encoded by the exons ATGGAGAAGACAGATG CAAACGACCAGCCACCTAAACCCGACGGGGAGAGGGAGCAGCCCCGCAGCCTCCCCTACTCCGTGGAGACGCCGTATGGCTTTCACTTGGACCTGGACTTCCTGAAGTACGTGGACGACATTGAGAAAGGCCACACCATCAGAAGGGTTCACATCCACCGGAAAGCCAAGCAGCCGAAATTCAGCACCCTGCCCCGAAACTTCAGCCTGCCCGAGAATGGCTCCCGTGGATGCCTGTCCACCCCCAGCAAGAGCTGGACGGCGACTTGCTCCTTCCCCCAGCGAAAGGCATCCCTGGGTGCGGAGGAGAtcccccgtcccctcctgcccaACGAGCTGACCCTCCCCGTGGCCGATGAGCCGAGTTACCGAAGAAAAGCCCTTTTGGCAGAGACACGGCGGCAGGCGGAGCTGGGGCGGCAGGAGGACGAGCTCTGGGGGCGACCACAGCTACTGCGAGCCTCCAGCATGCCAGCCGCCCTGCCACCTGGCCAGACCCCAGCAGGGGACGGACAGGTGCCCTCGCCCCTccggccccctccccagccctgccacgaGCAGAGCCGCTCCGAAAGCACGTTTCACCCCGACTCTGATGGCATCGTGTTAAATCTGCCCCGGCAAATGAGCTCGGAGCAGGATGTCTCCTTGGAGCAGAAGGAGCATCCCAGTGGAGGTAGCCCGGGGCTGGTGCAGATGCAGCCCCCATGGCAGAGCCAGCATCCCGTCACACCGCAGCTGCAGGTGGTGATGGAGAGTGGAGGCGAGGAGGGTGATGCCCCCGACACCAGCGGTCGCTCTGCCTTGGCTGAGGGTGAACCAGCATCACCGGGCACCCTCCAGCTTGCGGAGGAGAGCACAAACCCTGGGGAAGGGGAGTTAAGTGTGAGAAAAGTCGCTCTAAAAGTGCTGAAAGAAGCTGAGATGGGGAATGTCCGGGCTGGAGAGGACAAGGAGGGCTGTGGTCCTCAGCCTGGTGATGCTGCAGAGCCCAGCGCAGTCTCTGCACTGAAGCAGCAGGTTGCTGCTCTGGAGGAGCAACTGAGCAAGAAGAAGGAGGAACTTGAGCAGATCAGGGCAGTGCTGGAGCGGCAGGATCACGAGAtcaaggagaaggagaaaagcattAAGTTACTGGCCAGCTCCAAAGCTCAGCTGGAAGAGAAGTTGTGCCGGGAAAACACCGGAGATGCCAAGCCCCACTCCAGGCAGAGCAGCGGGGCTTTGCAGTGCTACGATGCTGCGGTGAACACTGACCTCTCACAGATAACCGGGGCCAAGCAAGCCCATGATAAAGGCATCAATGTAAATATCCCCCTCTCCACCAAATCCATAGGATGCAACGTCCGCAGAGCAGACAACATGAACACACAGGCGATGGAGCTGGGTGCTCAGAGGGATCAGAAACTGGAAGACGCTTGTGGTGGTGTCGGTGGAGAGGGACCTGGACATTTTGGTGAAGCTGACACTGAGGCTGGCCTTCATGCACCATGCTTCACCCAGCTGAAGATTGACGAGCACCTCAGCGATGACAATCAGAACCACAGGAATAATTATGATACCCAGAGTCTTGCTGCTCACGCGGGAACTGCAGAAGGCTCTCAAGGAACAAGAGTTGGCTCAAACACAGGAGGAAACAAGGCGGGCTTTGGCGAAGTTAAACCTCGAGATGGGCTGGAAGAGGAAGGTCCCCCTGACCACGAGGATCTCCCTGCTGTTGACCCCATCGGCCAATACGTAAAAAAAATCCAGGAGCTTTTGCAGGAGCAGTGGCTGTGTTTGGAGCATGGCTACCCCGAGTTAGCGAGCGCTATTAAACAGCCAGCCTCCAAGCTCAGCTCCATCCAGAACCAATTAGTTAATTCCTTAAACTCGTTGCTGTCTGCCTACTCTACGCAAGGGCCCACGGATAAGGAGAATTCGAACACACACTATCAACAGTTGG AAACCTCTCCAACCACAAGTCTTAAATCTATCATGAAAAAGAAAGGTTATGGTTTCCATGCAGGAGGCAATGGGACCAAAAAGAATCTTCAGTTTGTTGGGGTAAATGGTGG CTACGAAACAACTTCAAGCGAAGACACAAGTTGTGAGGACAGCCCATCGGATGGGGACGCGGAGAGCGAGATGGAGAGAAGAGACGATGATTTGGAGCTCACACAGGCGAAAGCTGGAGGTGAATGCGAGGGGGCTTCATCAGGGACCTCCTCGCAGGAGAGATGTGAGGATGATGACCTGCGGGAGTCATCGGCAGAAGCAGCTCCTTGCCCTCAGCACAAGGCTGACAG ATGCACACCCTCTGAAGATTTCCTTGCCGACTGCCAGCTACTGAGCAAGCACCTCTCAGAAATCGGCACCACAAGTGACAAGTATCTG CGGCAAGTCCTGAGCACCGTCTGCCAGGAGTGGTTCCGGGTGTCGAGCCACAAGTCTTCCAGCCCGGAGGTGGTCGCAGTGTATCTCAAGGCGCTGGGGGCcatccagccccagctcctggaaaTGGTGGTGAACCTGGCCGACAGAAACGGCAACACAGCTCTTCACTACAGCGTTTCCCACTCCAACTTTCCGATTGCGAAGCTCCTGCTAGACACAG GTGTGTGCCGCCTGGACCTGCAGAACCGTGCTGGCTACACGGCCGTGATGCTCACCCCGCTGGCGGCTGCCGAGACGAGCGAGGACATGGAGGTGGtgatgaagctgctgaaggaggggGATGTCAACCTGCGAGCTGCCCAG GGAGGCCAGACTGCCCTGATGCTGGGGGTGAGCCACGAGCGGGACGACATGGTGCGAgccctcctctcctgccaggcCGACGTCAACCTGCAGGACGAGGAGGGGACGACGGCCCTGATGGTGGCCTGCCGGCTCGGCAACGCCGACATCGTCAGGCTCCTCTTGGCCCAGCCCGGCTGCCAGGTCGCGCTGACGGACAAG ggCGGTAACTCGGCTCTGTCACTGGCCCACGGGGACATCGCTGCACTCCTGCGAGCCCACGCCGAGCAGAGCCCATCCCTCTCGGCGTGA